The Paenibacillus sp. FSL R7-0204 genome includes a region encoding these proteins:
- a CDS encoding AraC family transcriptional regulator gives MEGIPQNLVIDIHWIHDKTTFPHWRDIRQNIHVHSLYWIQEGEGVFRTDTAEHPVSPDMLFYLRPGLSMEMSSGGGEPLGITMILLSLYTLSPSADNQGRVEPLHELPLPFQLKPGREPGRQLGELFRRIAGDFVPGSPGSQLKTQALLYQLLYELFQAKDSGNPDRGQGYELFVRMKEELERSYSEPLQIHELAVRYGISSSYVRSLFQQYLHKSPKGYLSEIRYEHAKKQLLYTRLTLKEIAAACGYSDEFHFSKAFKQLSGQPPSAMRFRQSRNAQV, from the coding sequence ATGGAGGGAATTCCGCAGAATCTGGTGATAGATATCCACTGGATTCATGACAAGACCACCTTCCCGCACTGGAGGGATATCCGTCAGAATATACATGTCCACAGCCTGTATTGGATTCAGGAGGGGGAGGGAGTGTTCCGGACAGACACAGCGGAGCATCCGGTGTCACCGGACATGCTGTTCTATCTGCGGCCGGGACTGTCCATGGAGATGAGCAGCGGAGGCGGGGAGCCTTTGGGCATCACCATGATCCTGCTCTCGCTGTATACGTTGTCGCCTTCAGCGGACAATCAGGGGAGGGTAGAGCCGCTTCATGAACTGCCCTTGCCGTTTCAACTGAAGCCGGGGAGGGAGCCGGGCAGACAGCTGGGTGAGTTGTTCCGCCGGATTGCCGGCGATTTTGTTCCCGGCAGTCCCGGCAGCCAGCTTAAGACCCAGGCGCTGCTCTATCAGCTTTTGTACGAATTATTTCAGGCTAAGGATAGCGGTAATCCTGACCGGGGACAGGGATATGAACTGTTCGTACGGATGAAGGAGGAGCTTGAGCGCAGCTACAGTGAACCCTTGCAGATCCATGAGCTGGCGGTGCGCTACGGTATATCCTCCTCGTATGTACGCAGTCTTTTTCAGCAATATCTGCACAAGAGTCCCAAAGGGTATTTAAGTGAAATCCGCTATGAGCACGCGAAGAAGCAGCTGCTGTACACCAGGCTAACCCTGAAGGAGATTGCGGCCGCCTGCGGATACAGCGATGAGTTTCATTTCAGCAAAGCCTTCAAGCAGCTCAGCGGGCAGCCGCCGTCTGCGATGAGATTCCGCCAATCCCGCAACGCTCAAGTATGA
- the nspC gene encoding carboxynorspermidine decarboxylase, with protein sequence MDIDISNLPSPAYLVDERLLTKNLETLNYVQEQSGAKILLAQKGFSMHAMYPLVGKYLHGVTSSSLFEARLGFEEMGKEVHVYAPAYIDREFDELLRYSDHMVFNSFDQWSRFKQRVQNAPKQISCGIRVNPEYSEIEVPLYDPCYNFSRMGVTLPNFRPDELDGIDGLHFHTMCEQNSDTLERTLKVVEEKFGQYLHGMKWLNFGGGHHITRPDYDLDTLIKCILHMKETYNVEIYLEPGEAVALNTGYLVATVLDTMHNGMDIAILDTSAECHMPDVLAMPYRPGIIGAGEPGEFPYTYRLGGMTCLAGDVIGDYSFPEPLKYGDKLIFTDMAHYSMVKNHMFNGVNLPAIASYNEEEGLKVIREFEYSDFSGRLS encoded by the coding sequence ATCGATATTGATATCAGCAATCTGCCGTCTCCTGCCTATCTCGTGGACGAGCGTCTGCTGACGAAGAACCTGGAGACACTCAATTACGTGCAGGAGCAGAGCGGAGCCAAGATTCTTCTCGCGCAAAAAGGCTTCTCCATGCACGCCATGTACCCGCTGGTCGGCAAATACCTGCATGGCGTAACCTCCAGCTCCCTGTTCGAAGCCCGGCTGGGCTTCGAGGAGATGGGCAAAGAGGTGCATGTCTATGCACCCGCTTATATCGACCGCGAGTTCGATGAACTGCTTCGCTACAGCGATCATATGGTATTCAACTCGTTCGACCAGTGGAGCCGGTTCAAGCAGCGCGTGCAGAACGCACCGAAGCAGATTAGCTGCGGCATCCGCGTCAATCCGGAGTATTCCGAGATTGAAGTGCCGCTGTATGATCCTTGCTACAACTTCTCCCGTATGGGCGTAACCCTGCCGAACTTCCGGCCGGACGAGCTGGACGGCATTGACGGTCTGCATTTCCATACCATGTGCGAACAGAACTCGGATACGCTGGAGCGTACGCTTAAGGTCGTAGAAGAGAAGTTCGGGCAATATCTGCACGGTATGAAATGGCTGAACTTCGGCGGCGGGCATCATATTACCCGTCCTGACTATGATCTCGACACCTTGATCAAGTGCATTCTGCATATGAAAGAGACGTACAACGTGGAGATCTATCTGGAGCCGGGAGAGGCCGTTGCCTTGAACACTGGTTATCTGGTTGCAACGGTACTCGACACGATGCATAACGGCATGGACATCGCGATTCTCGATACTTCGGCGGAATGCCATATGCCGGATGTGCTGGCGATGCCTTACCGTCCGGGCATTATCGGTGCCGGAGAACCGGGCGAATTCCCTTACACCTACCGGCTGGGCGGCATGACCTGCCTGGCGGGGGATGTTATTGGCGATTATTCCTTCCCGGAGCCGCTCAAATACGGCGATAAGCTGATCTTCACCGACATGGCGCATTACTCCATGGTGAAGAACCACATGTTCAACGGCGTCAACCTCCCGGCCATCGCTTCTTATAATGAAGAAGAAGGCCTCAAGGTGATCCGCGAGTTCGAATATAGTGACTTCAGCGGCCGGTTGTCTTAA
- a CDS encoding stalk domain-containing protein, producing MKKKRNLLVSMVMGLTACLALWTPGAATAAASGGGSGISSYGPDYLIKDDGTLWVWGETKSVPTQVHGLSDVQASFPLYYSAMVATKDGSVWKWESNARTMAIEVKPVPELKNITSFQRVYPRHLAVTGEGTVYTSVTSTDDNTTPPFAPVPGLDHVAAISQYSESNKLNNKVSSWKRYLFLKTDGTVWTSIDELATFTPVANLKDIVQLEQNYALSKDGSVWSLPVQDSYDPQTYSDPVQITATPFSGLKDIQALYNNGRSRLAIDKQSRLWFWGSTVTGYSDGTTYQDEPVPVVFSGISKVTDAYIVEQSIVALTSDGKVYAASIAAELMSPNAKFTLLASDIQSMKGDRRHIIMQKNDGTLWGWGVNKNAQLGYGTYEFSYKQPVPMQKPISVTLNSESIAFTNGVITRGGQNFIPLRSLFTKMGATIGYSMDKVVTITGTAADKTPLTIVIKTVNGATTVNGKSVTLATPPFVVNGTVYLPLRFISEQLGAKVDWLPQESRIAISMK from the coding sequence ATGAAGAAAAAAAGAAATTTGCTGGTGAGCATGGTAATGGGGTTGACAGCGTGTCTGGCTCTTTGGACTCCCGGGGCTGCAACAGCAGCAGCTAGTGGCGGTGGCTCCGGCATCTCGTCCTACGGACCCGACTATCTGATTAAGGATGACGGTACCCTGTGGGTCTGGGGTGAGACGAAGTCCGTACCTACGCAGGTACACGGACTAAGTGATGTACAAGCTTCTTTCCCGCTATATTACAGTGCAATGGTAGCCACCAAGGATGGCTCGGTCTGGAAGTGGGAGAGCAACGCCCGCACTATGGCCATCGAAGTTAAGCCAGTGCCGGAATTGAAGAATATAACCAGTTTCCAAAGAGTATACCCCCGTCATTTGGCAGTCACCGGAGAGGGTACGGTATATACTTCAGTTACGTCAACTGACGATAATACGACTCCTCCGTTTGCGCCTGTTCCAGGCCTGGATCACGTTGCAGCTATCTCTCAATATTCCGAGAGCAACAAGCTTAACAATAAGGTTAGCAGCTGGAAGCGTTATCTGTTCTTGAAGACAGACGGGACGGTCTGGACCAGTATTGACGAACTTGCCACTTTTACACCCGTTGCCAATCTGAAGGATATTGTTCAGCTCGAACAGAATTATGCGCTCAGCAAGGATGGCAGCGTCTGGAGCTTGCCCGTCCAGGATAGTTATGACCCGCAGACCTATAGTGACCCGGTGCAGATAACTGCAACCCCATTTTCCGGCTTAAAAGATATTCAGGCACTGTACAACAATGGCCGCAGCCGGCTCGCGATTGACAAGCAATCCCGTCTATGGTTCTGGGGCTCCACGGTCACCGGATATTCGGATGGAACCACGTATCAGGATGAACCCGTTCCGGTTGTCTTCTCAGGGATCAGCAAGGTGACCGATGCCTACATCGTTGAACAATCTATTGTCGCCCTGACCTCAGACGGCAAGGTCTATGCGGCTTCGATTGCTGCTGAGCTTATGTCGCCGAATGCAAAGTTCACCTTGCTTGCTTCCGATATTCAGTCGATGAAGGGCGACAGAAGGCATATTATTATGCAGAAAAATGATGGCACGCTCTGGGGCTGGGGTGTAAACAAGAATGCTCAGCTCGGATACGGAACCTATGAATTCAGCTATAAGCAGCCTGTCCCGATGCAGAAGCCGATCTCCGTTACCCTGAATAGCGAATCCATCGCCTTCACGAACGGAGTAATTACCCGGGGCGGACAGAATTTCATTCCGCTGCGTTCGCTGTTCACTAAGATGGGAGCTACTATCGGTTATTCCATGGACAAAGTGGTAACGATCACCGGTACCGCTGCCGACAAAACCCCGCTAACCATCGTCATCAAGACCGTGAACGGAGCTACCACCGTAAATGGTAAAAGCGTCACTCTGGCAACACCGCCATTTGTAGTTAATGGTACCGTCTACCTGCCGCTGCGTTTCATCAGCGAACAGCTCGGCGCCAAGGTCGACTGGCTGCCGCAGGAGAGCAGAATTGCGATTAGTATGAAGTAA
- a CDS encoding saccharopine dehydrogenase family protein — translation MGKALIIGAGGVASVVVHKCCQNPDVFEEICIASRTVSKCDALKEKLDGGLTKISTAKLDADNTEEVIELIKSFQPDVVINVALPYQDLTIMDACLATGVHYVDTANYEPQDTAKFEYSWQWAYKERFEKAGITALLGSGFDPGVTGVFTAYAQKHYFDEIHTIDIVDANAGDHGYPFATNFNPEINIREITANGRYFENGEWIETAPLSEKKVYDLPEIGPKDIYLLYHEELESLAVNIPGVKKIRFWMTFSQNYLTHLKVLENVGMTSIEPINYEGKEIIPLQFLKAILPDPASLGPRTKGKTNIGCIIQGTKDGQPKTYYVYNVCDHEECYREVGSQAISYTTGVPAMIGAMMIIKGIWNKPGVHNIEEFDPDPFMDALNKHGLPWQEDFSPTLLD, via the coding sequence TTGGGAAAAGCGTTAATTATTGGCGCTGGCGGTGTAGCGAGCGTTGTTGTTCATAAATGCTGCCAGAACCCGGATGTATTCGAAGAGATCTGCATTGCCAGCCGTACGGTGTCGAAGTGCGATGCGCTCAAGGAGAAGCTGGACGGGGGCCTGACTAAGATTTCTACGGCCAAGCTGGATGCTGACAATACGGAAGAAGTGATTGAGCTGATCAAGAGCTTCCAGCCGGATGTCGTGATTAATGTGGCTCTTCCTTACCAGGATCTGACGATCATGGATGCCTGCCTGGCTACCGGAGTGCACTATGTGGATACAGCGAATTACGAACCGCAGGATACTGCGAAGTTTGAATATTCCTGGCAATGGGCTTACAAGGAAAGATTCGAGAAGGCCGGAATTACAGCGCTGCTCGGCAGCGGCTTCGACCCTGGCGTAACCGGTGTATTTACGGCTTATGCGCAGAAGCATTATTTTGACGAGATCCATACGATTGATATTGTGGATGCGAACGCGGGCGACCACGGTTATCCGTTTGCGACCAACTTCAATCCTGAGATTAATATCCGCGAGATCACAGCGAACGGGCGTTACTTCGAGAATGGCGAGTGGATTGAGACAGCGCCGCTGTCCGAGAAGAAAGTATACGATCTCCCGGAGATCGGTCCGAAGGACATCTATCTTTTGTACCATGAAGAGCTGGAATCCCTGGCTGTTAATATCCCTGGCGTGAAGAAAATCCGCTTCTGGATGACCTTCTCGCAGAACTATCTGACCCACCTGAAGGTGCTTGAGAATGTCGGCATGACTTCTATTGAGCCGATCAATTATGAAGGTAAAGAGATTATTCCTTTGCAGTTCCTGAAGGCCATTCTGCCTGACCCGGCTTCCCTGGGACCAAGAACCAAAGGTAAAACCAATATCGGCTGTATCATTCAAGGAACCAAAGACGGCCAGCCTAAGACCTATTATGTCTATAATGTCTGCGATCACGAAGAGTGCTATAGAGAGGTTGGCTCACAGGCCATTTCCTACACTACAGGCGTTCCTGCGATGATTGGGGCAATGATGATTATCAAAGGTATCTGGAACAAGCCGGGCGTACACAATATCGAAGAGTTCGATCCCGATCCGTTCATGGATGCTCTTAACAAACACGGCCTGCCTTGGCAAGAAGATTTCTCGCCGACGCTGCTGGATTAA